The nucleotide sequence GCCATAGCGAGCTCTGCACAGCAGTGTTCGGAACAGTATTCGGAACAACACCCTAATTCATTGGTTTGATGTTTTTGCCCGCTGTTCCACAGCCGATGCCCTCGCTGTCCGCCCTTTAGGAAGTCATTGGAATTGGTCATGAAGTGTCCCAAGTGCAGTTCCGCAAACATTCGCGTTCTAGAATCTCGCTCTGCTGAAGCAGGCCAAAGTGTTCGCCGTCGGCGAGAGTGCATGGAATGCAAGTTTCGGTTCACCACCTACGAGCGTATCGAGTTCGTTCCCATTATGGTGATCAAGCGAGATGGCTCGCGCGAATCTTTCGATCGCAATAAGATTTTCAAAGGCGTCATGCGTTCTTGCGAAAAGACCGCTGTGAGCGTCAAGGCAATGGAGGGGTTGGTGGAGTCGATTGAAGAGAAACTGCAGCTAGCGGATCGCCAAGAAGTGACCAGTAAAGAGATCGGCGAGATGGTGTTGGAGCAGTTGCAACCCCTGAGTGAAGTAGCTTATGTGCGATTTGCCTCGGTGTATCGAAAGTTCCAGGGGGTGCGGGACTTTATGACGGAATTAGGGAATTTCTCCAATAGTGTCGATGGCGTCGATCGGGTGCCCTCCGATCGAGAATCGACCTCTCAGCAATCTACTTCGGTCGTGGTTTAAACCGGTTCTGCGTCGAGAGCTGGAGTTGTTCGGATATTGTCAGTTAGCTCTAACGGATTCTGTAGCACCTGCAGGGCTAGGCTATCCTGCTAGCCCGCCAGTCCCCATTCCACGCGCGATCGCCGCTGGATCGGCGTCACCATAGTCGGTAGCGCGTTGCCTCGGCGTGCGATTGGCCGATTGGATGAGCTCGCGCATCTGCTGCGGTGAGGTCTCTTGGCCGTGGGCAGCACCTGCGGCGCGGGTAATGCTCTCGTTCATCAGTGTGCCGCCGAGGTCGTTACAGCCAGCATTCAGTGCAGCGACAACCCCTGTACGACCCAGCTTCACCCAGCTTGCCTGGATGTTTGTAATGTATGGATTTAGGGCCAGTCGTGCGACGGCATGCACGAGCATCGCTTCGCGGAAGGTGGGGCCGCGTCGCGCCTTTCCTTTGAGGTAGATGGGTGCTTGCATATGCACGAACGGCAGCGGTACGAACTCGGTGAAACCGCCTGTCTTTTTCTGGAGCGCGCGAATGCGCAACAGGTGCCGCGCCCAATGTTTGGGGCGATCGACATGGCCAAACATGATGGTGGCCGTGGTTTTGAAGCCGA is from Synechococcus sp. PCC 7336 and encodes:
- the nrdR gene encoding transcriptional regulator NrdR, with protein sequence MKCPKCSSANIRVLESRSAEAGQSVRRRRECMECKFRFTTYERIEFVPIMVIKRDGSRESFDRNKIFKGVMRSCEKTAVSVKAMEGLVESIEEKLQLADRQEVTSKEIGEMVLEQLQPLSEVAYVRFASVYRKFQGVRDFMTELGNFSNSVDGVDRVPSDRESTSQQSTSVVV